The following proteins are co-located in the Acidicapsa acidisoli genome:
- a CDS encoding cupin domain-containing protein, which yields MPEQSTEYRPLPPDDLSRNLALGRLGEGKLPHIGLVGDTYTITVSEEDTNGRYSVIDMHVPPGGGPGLHRHNYDETFIVLEGEIEVTFRGTKTTARAGDTATIPSNAPHKFHNAASEPGRLICICSPAGIEKFFLEVGVPVASRTTPPPALDKDQMAKFIKKALALAPKYQTEILIES from the coding sequence ATGCCTGAGCAGTCAACGGAATACCGGCCCCTTCCACCCGACGATCTCAGCCGCAACCTGGCCTTGGGCCGCCTCGGTGAGGGAAAGCTGCCACACATAGGCCTGGTCGGCGACACCTACACCATCACCGTCTCCGAAGAGGACACCAACGGCCGCTACAGCGTCATCGATATGCACGTCCCTCCCGGCGGCGGACCCGGCCTGCACCGCCATAACTACGACGAGACATTCATTGTCCTAGAAGGCGAAATCGAAGTAACCTTCCGCGGCACAAAAACCACCGCCCGCGCAGGCGACACAGCCACCATTCCATCCAACGCCCCGCACAAGTTCCACAACGCCGCCTCCGAGCCGGGCCGCCTGATCTGCATCTGTTCCCCCGCCGGAATCGAGAAGTTCTTCCTCGAAGTCGGAGTACCCGTCGCCAGCCGAACCACACCCCCGCCAGCTCTCGACAAAGACCAGATGGCCAAATTCATAAAGAAAGCCCTGGCGCTGGCCCCCAAATACCAAACCGAAATCCTGATAGAAAGTTAG